In one Alnus glutinosa chromosome 12, dhAlnGlut1.1, whole genome shotgun sequence genomic region, the following are encoded:
- the LOC133852582 gene encoding two-component response regulator 24-like: MAFEKGASSLKSVKIIETGNGDGTNNLATEKKYYVLVVDDDAVIRKIHSMILSKFPVEIQVAKNGKEAVDLFCSGAFFDLVLMDFEMPIMNGFEATKELRAMGVNSMIAGVTSRASDSEKKAFMEAGLTHCYAKPLTVEIIKTLLQELNENN; this comes from the exons ATGGCATTCGAAAAGGGAGCATCTAGTTTGAAGAGCGTGAAAATCATTGAAACTGGAAATGGGGATGGAACTAACAATTTGGCTACTGAAAAGAAGTATTATGTGCTTGTTGTGGACGATGATGCTGTCATTAGAAAAATCCATAGCATGATCCTGAGCAAATTTCCAGTGGAAATTCAAGTGGctaaaaatggaaaagaagCAGTTGATCTTTTTTGCTCTGGGGCTTTCTTTGATCTTGTTCTTATGGATTTCGAAATGCCCATCATGAATGGATTTGAG GCAACAAAGGAGCTTCGAGCTATGGGGGTCAATAGCATGATTGCTGGAGTCACTTCACGTGCTTCAGACTCTGAAAAGAAAGCTTTCATGGAGGCAGGTCTAACTCACTGCTATGCAAAGCCATTAACAGTTGAAATAATCAAAACTCTCCTCCaggagctcaacgagaacaacTAA